One window of the Labilibaculum sp. genome contains the following:
- the hxpB gene encoding hexitol phosphatase HxpB, giving the protein MIKAIIFDMDGLLINSEPFWQESETKVFSSLGLDVNNKMFEQFMGKRIDEIVEIMHKMMPWNHVSKEKVTEDIVENVIRLVLEKGTCLDGVNKTLEILQQASFKIGLASSSKMKIISAVLEKLQLHDYFEVVHSAEFEKYGKPHPQVFITTAELLGIPPSECLVFEDSLNGVISALAAGMKCIAVPEKDAFNLNKFVIANKVLDSLNDFEIPQLKNL; this is encoded by the coding sequence ATGATTAAAGCAATTATTTTTGATATGGATGGTCTTTTGATAAACTCAGAACCATTCTGGCAGGAGAGCGAAACAAAGGTATTCTCATCACTTGGACTTGATGTAAATAACAAAATGTTTGAACAGTTCATGGGAAAAAGAATAGATGAGATAGTTGAAATAATGCACAAAATGATGCCTTGGAATCATGTTTCAAAAGAAAAGGTTACAGAAGATATTGTTGAAAATGTTATTCGTTTGGTCTTGGAAAAAGGAACTTGTTTGGATGGCGTGAATAAGACTCTGGAGATTTTACAGCAGGCTTCCTTTAAAATTGGACTTGCTTCATCCTCCAAAATGAAAATTATCTCAGCGGTTTTAGAAAAACTGCAGCTTCATGATTATTTCGAAGTGGTTCATTCGGCCGAATTTGAAAAATATGGAAAACCACATCCACAGGTTTTTATTACAACGGCTGAATTACTCGGCATTCCCCCATCAGAATGCCTGGTTTTCGAGGACTCATTAAATGGTGTAATCTCCGCTCTTGCGGCAGGCATGAAATGTATTGCGGTTCCTGAGAAAGATGCCTTTAACCTCAATAAATTTGTAATCGCAAATAAAGTTCTTGATAGTTTGAATGATTTTGAGATTCCTCAACTTAAGAATTTATAA
- a CDS encoding shikimate kinase has translation MKIFLIGYMGCGKSRWGKIIAAHYGFHFVDLDTLIEEREKLTIPKIFEKFGESGFRQREHDALKSIFEAENLIVATGGGAPCFNNNMEEMNRLGVTLFIECSPLLLRERITNSDSERPLVKNFSQDELLDYITRHLKFRMPYYEKSQYKMVSGNLELDDFTAILDPVINS, from the coding sequence ATGAAGATTTTTTTGATTGGATATATGGGGTGTGGTAAATCACGCTGGGGTAAGATTATTGCGGCCCATTATGGTTTTCATTTTGTTGATCTTGATACTCTGATTGAAGAGAGAGAGAAGTTAACGATCCCGAAAATCTTCGAAAAATTTGGAGAGTCTGGTTTTCGGCAACGGGAGCATGATGCTTTGAAATCAATTTTCGAAGCTGAAAATCTTATTGTAGCTACAGGGGGCGGAGCTCCTTGTTTTAATAACAATATGGAGGAGATGAATCGATTGGGGGTTACCTTGTTTATCGAATGCAGTCCTTTATTGCTTCGGGAGCGAATTACCAACTCCGATAGCGAGCGTCCTTTAGTGAAAAATTTTTCTCAGGATGAATTACTTGACTACATAACAAGGCATTTGAAGTTCAGGATGCCTTATTATGAAAAGTCACAGTACAAAATGGTCTCTGGTAATTTGGAATTAGATGATTTTACAGCAATTCTGGATCCAGTTATAAATTCTTAA
- a CDS encoding DNA gyrase/topoisomerase IV subunit A translates to MNNDETNGMEIPEEMANDLNGVHSEAMRNVTYLSGMYQNWFLDYASYVILERAVPYVNDGLKPVQRRILHAMKQLDDGRYNKVANIIGNTMQYHPHGDASIGDALVQLGQKDLLIDMQGNWGNILTGDSAAAPRYIEARLSKFALEVLFNPKTTNWKQSYDGRNKEPITLPVKFPLLLAQGVEGIAVGLASKILPHNFNELIDACVSYLSGEEFELYPDFPTAGLVEVSRYNDGLRGGAVKVRARIEKFDNRTLKITEIPFGKTTSSVIESIIKANDKGKIKIKKIDDNTAEFVEIQIHLANGISSDNTIDALYAFTDCEISISPNACIVENDKPKFIGVAEILRRAADNTVALLKLELEIRKNELEESWHYASLERIFIENRIYRDIEECESWEEVIQTIDTGLKPFTGNLMRAVTRDDVVRLTEIKIKRISKFDINKAKDFIQSIEDEIAEIEVHLANIIPFTIRYYKSIKKKYGIGRERKTEIRSFENIVATKVVVANEKLYVNREEGFIGTGLKKDEYICDCSDIDDIIVIRKDGTYFVTKVADKCFVGKNLLHIAVFGKNDKRTIYNVAYRDGKGGNSYVKRFSVTSITRDKEYDITKSTDGSRILYFSANPNGEAEVIRVVLKPKARLKKTVFEFDFAELAVKGRASMGNILSRNDVHKITLKQEGVSTLGGRKIWFDPDVLRINTDQRGDFIGEFTGDDKILVVTRASSFHFTSFDLSNHYPDNISIIEKYDDEKIWSAVFFDADQDYYYLKRFTMEGNGKEVSFLGENPENRLVCLTDEQYPRFEISYGGKNADRPNEIVDGNEFIGVKSYKARGKRLSIYEVSEIKEIEPLQREEENENIEGVEVDVDDNTENNQD, encoded by the coding sequence ATGAATAACGACGAGACAAATGGTATGGAAATCCCAGAGGAAATGGCTAATGATTTGAATGGCGTGCACTCCGAAGCAATGAGGAATGTGACATATCTTTCCGGGATGTATCAAAATTGGTTTCTGGATTATGCATCCTATGTGATTTTAGAACGAGCTGTACCTTATGTAAATGATGGGTTAAAGCCTGTTCAGCGAAGAATTTTGCATGCCATGAAGCAACTGGATGATGGGCGATACAATAAGGTAGCCAATATTATTGGTAACACCATGCAGTATCATCCTCATGGAGATGCTTCAATTGGAGATGCGCTGGTTCAGCTGGGACAAAAAGATTTGTTGATTGACATGCAGGGAAACTGGGGGAATATCCTTACCGGTGATTCTGCTGCCGCACCAAGATATATTGAAGCACGTTTATCCAAATTTGCTTTGGAGGTTCTTTTTAATCCAAAAACAACTAATTGGAAACAATCTTACGACGGGCGTAACAAAGAACCAATTACGCTTCCGGTAAAATTTCCATTATTATTGGCGCAAGGGGTAGAAGGTATTGCAGTTGGACTGGCATCCAAAATTTTACCACATAATTTCAACGAATTAATTGATGCTTGTGTGTCCTACCTAAGTGGTGAGGAGTTTGAACTTTATCCGGATTTCCCAACAGCTGGATTGGTTGAAGTAAGCCGTTACAATGATGGTTTGCGTGGTGGTGCAGTAAAAGTGAGAGCTAGAATTGAAAAGTTCGATAACCGAACTCTTAAAATTACTGAAATTCCATTTGGAAAAACAACGTCAAGCGTAATTGAATCCATTATCAAAGCAAATGATAAAGGAAAGATCAAGATCAAAAAAATTGACGACAATACGGCTGAATTTGTTGAGATTCAGATTCATTTGGCCAATGGAATTTCTTCCGATAATACCATTGATGCTCTTTATGCTTTTACAGATTGTGAAATTTCTATTTCACCCAATGCATGTATTGTAGAGAATGATAAACCGAAATTTATTGGAGTTGCTGAAATTTTAAGACGCGCTGCCGATAATACGGTTGCTTTACTGAAGCTGGAGCTTGAAATACGAAAAAATGAACTCGAAGAATCATGGCATTATGCTTCTTTGGAGCGAATTTTTATTGAAAACAGAATCTATCGGGACATTGAGGAGTGTGAAAGCTGGGAAGAGGTAATCCAAACTATCGATACTGGATTAAAACCTTTTACGGGAAACTTAATGCGCGCCGTAACCCGCGATGATGTTGTGCGGTTGACTGAGATTAAAATTAAAAGAATTTCTAAATTCGATATTAATAAAGCCAAGGATTTTATTCAATCTATTGAAGATGAGATTGCGGAAATTGAAGTTCATTTGGCAAATATTATTCCTTTCACAATCAGGTATTATAAATCCATAAAGAAGAAATATGGAATTGGGCGTGAAAGAAAAACTGAAATTAGAAGTTTCGAAAATATTGTAGCAACCAAAGTAGTGGTTGCCAACGAAAAATTATACGTTAACAGAGAGGAAGGCTTTATTGGAACCGGTCTGAAGAAGGATGAGTATATCTGCGATTGTTCTGATATTGATGATATTATTGTGATTAGGAAAGACGGTACTTATTTTGTGACCAAAGTAGCTGATAAGTGTTTTGTTGGAAAGAATTTGTTGCATATAGCAGTATTTGGTAAGAATGATAAGAGAACGATTTATAATGTAGCTTATCGGGATGGCAAGGGCGGAAACTCTTACGTAAAACGTTTTTCGGTAACCAGCATTACCCGTGACAAGGAGTATGATATCACCAAATCTACAGATGGTTCACGAATTCTGTATTTTAGTGCGAATCCAAATGGTGAGGCTGAAGTTATTCGTGTTGTTTTAAAACCAAAGGCTCGTTTGAAAAAAACAGTATTTGAATTTGATTTTGCGGAATTGGCTGTTAAAGGACGTGCTTCAATGGGGAATATACTATCCAGAAATGACGTTCATAAGATCACTCTGAAACAAGAAGGAGTTTCTACTTTAGGAGGAAGAAAAATATGGTTTGACCCTGATGTTTTGCGTATAAATACAGATCAAAGAGGTGATTTTATTGGCGAATTTACAGGTGATGATAAGATTCTTGTTGTAACAAGAGCATCCTCATTTCATTTTACGAGCTTCGATTTAAGCAATCACTATCCTGATAATATCAGTATTATTGAAAAATATGACGATGAAAAGATTTGGTCTGCTGTGTTTTTTGATGCCGATCAGGACTATTATTACCTGAAACGTTTTACCATGGAAGGAAATGGCAAAGAGGTAAGTTTCTTAGGTGAGAATCCTGAAAATAGACTGGTTTGCTTAACCGATGAGCAATATCCAAGATTCGAAATTTCATATGGTGGTAAAAATGCAGACCGGCCTAATGAAATTGTAGATGGAAATGAGTTTATTGGTGTGAAATCATACAAAGCAAGAGGGAAAAGATTATCTATTTACGAAGTTTCTGAAATCAAAGAAATAGAGCCTTTGCAACGCGAAGAGGAGAATGAAAATATTGAAGGTGTTGAGGTTGATGTAGATGATAACACTGAAAATAATCAGGATTAA
- a CDS encoding DNA topoisomerase IV subunit B — protein sequence MTAKYSEDSIRTLDWKEHIRKRPGMYIGKLGDGSSHDDGIYILLKEVIDNSIDEFAMGVGKSIEVSITDRNVTVRDFGRGIPLGKLIDVTSKMNTGAKYDSEVFKKSVGLNGVGIKAVNALSDQFIIESFREGEVKKAVFSRGVLVEENEIQPTEEKNGVRIVFHPDEELFLNYRFISEYIETLLKNYVYLNAGLSIYFNGQRFFSKNGLLDLLNENMNSEGLYDIIHLKGEDIEVAMTHGRQYGEEYYSFVNGQHTTQGGTHLAAFREALVKGIRDFFKKDFDTSDIRTSIISAISIKVQEPVFESQTKTKLGSKDIGPEGPSVRNFIMDFVTSNLDNYLHKNPSVAEAILQKIIESEKERKAISGIKKIAKERAKTASLHNKKLRDCRVHFDSKHEQKSEASLFITEGDSASGSITKSRDVNTQAVFSLKGKPLNTYGLTKKIVYENEEFNLLQAALNIEDGLEGLRYNNVIIATDADVDGMHIRLLLITFFLQFFPDIVRSGHLYILQTPLFRVRNKKTTHYCYSEEERVKAMKSVGANPEITRFKGLGEISPSEFKHFIGKDIRLDPVVMKKDDSVSDMLEFYMGKNTPLRQEFIIGNLHVERDEV from the coding sequence ATGACTGCAAAATATTCTGAAGACTCAATCCGCACATTAGATTGGAAAGAACACATTCGCAAACGCCCTGGTATGTATATCGGGAAACTTGGCGATGGATCTTCTCATGATGACGGTATTTATATTTTATTGAAAGAAGTAATTGATAACTCAATTGATGAGTTTGCTATGGGAGTGGGCAAATCAATCGAAGTTAGTATTACAGACAGGAACGTAACTGTTCGTGATTTTGGCCGGGGTATTCCCTTAGGGAAGTTAATTGATGTAACTTCCAAAATGAATACTGGAGCAAAATACGATTCTGAAGTATTTAAAAAATCCGTAGGTCTTAATGGAGTGGGGATAAAGGCCGTAAATGCCTTGTCCGATCAGTTCATTATTGAATCTTTTCGCGAAGGAGAGGTTAAGAAAGCTGTTTTCTCAAGAGGTGTTCTTGTTGAGGAAAATGAAATTCAGCCTACCGAGGAAAAAAATGGTGTGAGAATCGTTTTTCATCCTGACGAGGAGTTGTTTTTAAATTATCGGTTTATTTCTGAATATATTGAAACGTTGCTTAAAAACTACGTTTATCTAAACGCAGGACTGTCTATTTACTTTAATGGTCAAAGATTCTTTTCGAAAAATGGATTGCTTGATCTTTTGAATGAGAATATGAATTCGGAAGGATTATATGATATCATTCATTTGAAAGGTGAGGATATCGAAGTTGCTATGACCCATGGCAGACAGTATGGGGAAGAGTACTATTCTTTTGTAAACGGACAGCATACAACGCAAGGGGGAACTCACCTTGCTGCATTTAGAGAGGCCTTGGTGAAAGGGATTCGGGATTTCTTTAAAAAGGATTTTGATACATCAGATATCAGGACTTCTATTATATCAGCAATTAGTATTAAAGTACAGGAGCCGGTTTTTGAATCACAAACGAAAACAAAATTGGGCTCTAAAGATATAGGTCCGGAAGGACCGTCCGTTCGGAATTTTATCATGGATTTCGTGACTTCTAATTTGGATAATTATCTGCATAAAAACCCAAGTGTAGCCGAGGCTATTCTCCAGAAAATTATTGAGTCAGAAAAAGAACGAAAGGCCATTTCCGGCATTAAAAAAATTGCCAAAGAACGAGCAAAAACGGCTAGCTTACACAATAAAAAATTACGTGATTGCCGGGTTCATTTCGATTCCAAACACGAACAAAAATCAGAAGCGTCTCTTTTTATTACTGAGGGAGATTCGGCTAGCGGATCTATTACCAAATCTCGTGATGTAAACACACAGGCTGTTTTTAGCTTAAAAGGGAAACCTTTAAATACATATGGATTAACGAAAAAGATTGTTTACGAGAATGAAGAATTCAATCTGTTACAGGCTGCCTTAAACATCGAGGATGGATTGGAAGGTTTACGTTATAACAATGTGATTATTGCAACCGATGCCGATGTAGATGGGATGCATATTCGCTTGCTGTTGATTACTTTCTTTTTGCAATTTTTTCCTGATATCGTTCGAAGCGGACATTTGTACATTTTACAAACACCGCTGTTTCGTGTCCGGAATAAGAAAACAACTCACTATTGTTACTCCGAAGAGGAAAGAGTGAAGGCAATGAAAAGTGTAGGCGCTAATCCTGAAATAACCAGATTTAAAGGTTTAGGAGAGATTTCGCCGAGTGAATTTAAGCATTTTATAGGCAAAGACATCAGGCTTGATCCTGTTGTAATGAAGAAAGATGATTCTGTTTCAGACATGTTGGAATTCTACATGGGAAAAAATACTCCTCTGCGGCAAGAATTTATCATCGGTAATCTTCATGTTGAAAGAGATGAGGTCTAA
- the obgE gene encoding GTPase ObgE: MAGSNFVDYVKIFCRSGAGGAGSTHLFRDKLTMTGGPDGGDGGRGGHVIIRANKQLWTLVHLKYSRHVFSGDGGDGGQSRSTGKEGEDKVIEVPLGTVARDAETGEVIFDVTEDGEEKILVKGGRGGLGNWNFRSSTNQTPRYAQSGEERVERPVILELKVLADVGLVGFPSVGKSTLLSVVSAAKPKIADYPFTTLVPNLGIVSYRDNRSFVMADIPGIIEGAHEGRGLGLRFLRHIERNSVLLFMVAADSDDIHNEYKILLNELKQFNPELLDKQRLLAITKSDMLDQELIDEMKQDLPEIPHVFISSVAQKGLAELKDMLWKAINQ, encoded by the coding sequence ATGGCTGGGTCTAATTTTGTTGATTACGTAAAAATATTTTGTCGTTCAGGTGCCGGAGGTGCCGGGTCAACTCACCTTTTTAGGGATAAGTTGACAATGACTGGTGGACCGGATGGTGGTGATGGTGGCCGAGGAGGACATGTTATCATACGTGCAAATAAGCAACTTTGGACTTTGGTGCATTTAAAATATAGTCGTCACGTCTTTTCTGGCGATGGTGGCGATGGTGGTCAGAGTAGAAGTACGGGTAAAGAAGGAGAAGATAAGGTGATTGAGGTGCCATTGGGTACAGTTGCCCGTGATGCTGAAACTGGCGAAGTTATTTTTGATGTGACTGAAGATGGTGAAGAGAAAATCTTAGTGAAAGGTGGTCGTGGAGGTCTGGGGAACTGGAATTTCAGATCTTCAACAAATCAAACACCTCGTTATGCCCAAAGCGGAGAAGAACGAGTTGAACGACCTGTAATATTAGAATTAAAGGTTCTTGCAGATGTTGGTTTAGTTGGTTTCCCTAGTGTGGGTAAATCTACTTTGCTTTCTGTAGTATCTGCAGCTAAGCCTAAAATTGCAGATTATCCTTTTACCACATTGGTTCCTAATTTAGGGATTGTGTCTTACCGGGATAATCGCTCATTTGTAATGGCAGATATCCCAGGTATTATTGAAGGTGCACATGAAGGGCGTGGACTCGGTTTGCGGTTTTTACGACACATTGAGCGAAATTCTGTTCTTCTGTTTATGGTAGCTGCCGATAGCGACGACATTCATAATGAATACAAAATTCTGTTGAACGAACTAAAACAGTTTAATCCGGAACTTCTGGACAAACAGCGTTTGCTGGCAATTACAAAATCTGATATGTTGGATCAGGAGTTGATTGATGAGATGAAACAGGATTTGCCTGAAATACCGCATGTTTTTATTTCTTCAGTGGCTCAAAAAGGACTTGCCGAATTAAAAGATATGCTTTGGAAAGCTATTAATCAGTAA
- a CDS encoding adenylate kinase: protein MLNIVLFGPPGSGKGTQSKLLQKKYGLIHLSTGDVCREEIKLATPEGLEAKRLIDGGNFFPDKLAYRIVEKFLDSNIEAKGFVYDGMPRHEGQIEVFDGMLAKRDSVVDLVIELKVEEEELIQRLLKRGESSGRPDDGGREVIEKRLRIYENVTAPIAKRYKEKGVYHSLDAIGSLEDVLERISLLLEKCLTGQLVPVKVQ from the coding sequence ATGTTGAACATTGTTTTGTTTGGACCTCCTGGTTCGGGAAAAGGAACTCAATCTAAGTTGTTGCAGAAAAAATATGGGTTGATTCACCTTTCTACAGGTGATGTGTGCAGGGAAGAAATTAAGCTGGCAACACCCGAAGGATTGGAAGCAAAAAGATTGATTGATGGAGGGAATTTTTTTCCGGATAAATTAGCTTATCGAATTGTTGAGAAATTTTTAGACAGCAATATCGAAGCAAAGGGTTTTGTATACGATGGCATGCCGCGTCACGAAGGTCAGATTGAGGTTTTTGACGGGATGCTTGCTAAACGGGACAGTGTTGTTGATCTGGTTATTGAATTAAAAGTGGAAGAAGAAGAGTTAATTCAACGACTTTTAAAAAGAGGCGAATCATCTGGCAGACCGGATGATGGAGGAAGGGAAGTAATTGAAAAACGCCTTCGGATTTATGAAAATGTTACTGCTCCAATTGCAAAGCGGTATAAAGAAAAGGGAGTGTATCACTCTCTCGATGCAATAGGATCATTAGAAGATGTACTTGAACGAATTAGCTTATTGCTGGAGAAATGTTTAACGGGACAATTGGTTCCTGTTAAAGTACAATAG
- the hpt gene encoding hypoxanthine phosphoribosyltransferase: MKTVKLLDREFRVSIPSEDIDNVIAKMAEKMNKDLAGTNPLFICILNGSFMFASDLMKQITVENAQITFMRLSSYDGMGTTGKVKKLMGFTEDLKDRTVVLLEDIVDTGITITNTLEQIKDYEAKEVLIATMLFKPDALIRDVKLNYVGMEIPNDFIVGRGLDYDGMGRNLPDVYTVIEK, encoded by the coding sequence ATGAAAACTGTAAAACTTCTGGATCGAGAATTTAGAGTGTCTATTCCTTCTGAGGATATTGACAATGTAATTGCTAAAATGGCTGAAAAAATGAATAAGGATCTTGCTGGGACAAATCCGTTATTTATTTGTATTTTAAATGGTTCTTTCATGTTCGCATCGGATTTGATGAAGCAGATAACTGTTGAAAATGCTCAGATTACATTTATGAGATTGTCTTCATACGATGGAATGGGAACAACTGGTAAGGTGAAAAAATTAATGGGTTTTACAGAAGATTTAAAAGACAGAACGGTTGTGTTGCTGGAAGATATTGTTGATACAGGAATTACAATCACAAATACACTGGAACAAATTAAAGATTACGAAGCAAAAGAAGTTTTGATTGCAACTATGTTGTTCAAGCCAGATGCTTTGATTCGTGATGTGAAATTAAATTACGTAGGTATGGAAATACCAAATGATTTTATTGTTGGAAGAGGATTGGATTACGATGGAATGGGTAGAAACCTTCCGGATGTGTATACTGTAATTGAAAAGTAA
- the purE gene encoding 5-(carboxyamino)imidazole ribonucleotide mutase, whose amino-acid sequence MKAKVSIIMGSTSDLPVMEKAAKVLNDFKIPFEIHALSAHRTPEEVEKFAKGAFDRGIKAVIAGAGMAAHLPGVIAAMTPVPVIGVPINASLDGMDALLSIAQMPPGIPVATVGINGAMNAGILAGQMLAIGDSELQKKVIAFKESLKEKIVKANEELSSIKYEFKTN is encoded by the coding sequence ATGAAAGCAAAAGTAAGTATCATAATGGGAAGTACATCCGACCTTCCGGTTATGGAAAAAGCCGCCAAAGTCTTAAACGACTTCAAAATCCCTTTCGAGATTCATGCATTATCTGCTCACAGAACACCTGAAGAAGTTGAGAAATTTGCCAAAGGAGCATTCGATCGTGGAATAAAAGCCGTTATTGCAGGTGCTGGAATGGCAGCACACCTGCCTGGTGTAATTGCCGCAATGACTCCTGTTCCTGTGATTGGAGTGCCAATCAATGCATCCTTGGATGGTATGGATGCCCTTTTAAGTATTGCACAAATGCCTCCGGGAATTCCTGTTGCGACGGTTGGTATTAATGGTGCAATGAATGCAGGTATTCTTGCGGGACAAATGCTTGCTATTGGCGATAGCGAATTACAAAAGAAGGTTATCGCATTTAAAGAAAGTCTTAAAGAAAAAATCGTAAAAGCGAACGAAGAATTATCTTCTATCAAATACGAATTCAAGACCAACTAG
- a CDS encoding helix-hairpin-helix domain-containing protein gives MIFSKKTITLFCLLCSALIARSQNTVSQNDLIENLIEAIAEQSEEELDYSNLLDELNILLIDPINLNSANESDLNKLLILNKNQINNFIKYRKSTGQIFSLYELQLIPGFSSEMIRNIAPFVSLKQTSQDTLNTRKKAKHILLLKSERTIEEEKGYTTENANSRYIGNPWKYYTRYQYTSPENKISFGFTSEKDKGEPFFEGENKNGFDFYSAYIQYNSEGIVRQVNLGDYQVKFGQGLSLWSGLGSGKSSLTTHNAFKSQGIKSYKSTDENQFHRGISILLEPIKNVKLALFASYKKKDGSLDSDSTKSFISSIINTGFHRNHTEFSKKHNLEEMVLGSYLSTNLNKIEMGISFLQSKYSPEIRGTDAIYNYYGFKSNDNRNISFYYETQFRSIHLYGEIAQSKSGGRALLQGANIQAHPQLNFELIYRKYDPDYHAVFSNAFAEQNKTQNEEGFYMGVEFHPYPKWTIKAYYDQFKFPWLRYSANSPSEGHEYFSQLEFTPNNSVSVYFRYKQESKPENNNSSIIKSLVNQKKNQYRLHLSAKMNENWEIRNRIEIANYQKEKVSESGYLLYQDLIYHFSNKPISLNLRYALFDTESFNSGIYAYENDILYAYSVPAYYLKGTRFYFNFNWELNQNFKVYVKYAQTKYSNRSSIGSANSEIIGDTKSEIKLLLKCRF, from the coding sequence ATGATTTTCTCAAAAAAAACAATAACACTCTTTTGTTTACTGTGTTCTGCGCTGATCGCCAGATCACAGAATACAGTATCACAGAATGATTTAATTGAAAATTTAATTGAAGCAATTGCAGAACAAAGCGAAGAAGAATTAGACTACTCAAATCTGCTTGACGAATTAAACATCCTTTTAATTGATCCAATAAATCTAAATAGTGCGAATGAAAGTGATCTGAACAAACTCCTTATTCTCAACAAAAATCAAATCAACAATTTCATTAAGTACCGAAAAAGTACAGGACAAATATTTAGTCTTTATGAATTACAGCTGATTCCAGGATTTTCATCTGAAATGATTCGAAACATTGCCCCTTTTGTTAGCCTAAAACAGACATCACAAGACACACTAAACACCCGAAAGAAAGCAAAGCATATTCTGCTTCTAAAATCAGAAAGAACAATTGAGGAAGAAAAAGGATACACTACTGAAAATGCAAATTCAAGATACATTGGAAACCCATGGAAATACTACACACGCTACCAATATACATCTCCTGAAAATAAAATTTCTTTTGGATTCACCTCGGAAAAAGACAAAGGGGAACCATTTTTTGAAGGAGAAAATAAGAATGGCTTCGACTTTTACTCTGCTTACATTCAATACAATTCCGAAGGAATTGTGAGGCAAGTAAATCTGGGTGATTATCAGGTTAAATTTGGACAAGGACTGAGCCTTTGGTCTGGATTGGGCAGTGGAAAATCCTCCTTAACAACTCATAATGCGTTTAAATCTCAAGGAATAAAAAGCTACAAATCTACCGATGAAAATCAATTCCATCGAGGAATATCGATACTGCTGGAACCTATTAAAAATGTGAAGCTTGCACTATTTGCTTCTTACAAAAAGAAGGACGGCAGTCTTGATTCAGATTCAACGAAATCATTCATATCCAGCATCATCAACACCGGATTCCATCGAAACCATACCGAATTTAGCAAGAAGCACAATCTGGAAGAAATGGTGCTGGGATCCTATCTATCAACCAACTTGAATAAAATCGAGATGGGAATATCATTCCTGCAATCTAAATACTCGCCGGAAATAAGAGGAACAGATGCCATTTATAATTATTACGGTTTTAAGAGCAATGACAACCGTAATATCAGTTTTTACTACGAAACTCAATTTCGATCGATACACTTATACGGAGAAATTGCACAAAGTAAATCAGGGGGCAGAGCACTTTTGCAAGGAGCAAATATACAGGCTCACCCACAGCTAAACTTTGAGCTGATCTATCGAAAATACGATCCTGATTATCACGCAGTATTTTCAAATGCCTTTGCAGAACAAAATAAAACTCAAAACGAAGAAGGTTTTTACATGGGAGTTGAATTTCATCCGTATCCAAAATGGACTATAAAGGCTTATTACGATCAATTTAAATTCCCCTGGCTAAGATATTCAGCCAACTCGCCCAGCGAAGGCCATGAATATTTCTCACAACTCGAATTCACACCAAACAATTCAGTTTCGGTTTATTTTAGATACAAACAAGAAAGTAAACCCGAAAACAACAATTCAAGCATTATTAAAAGTCTTGTAAATCAGAAGAAAAATCAGTACCGTCTGCATTTATCTGCAAAAATGAATGAGAATTGGGAAATAAGAAACCGAATTGAAATTGCGAATTACCAAAAAGAAAAAGTAAGTGAAAGTGGTTATCTGCTATATCAGGATTTAATCTATCACTTTTCCAACAAACCTATTTCCCTGAATCTTCGTTACGCTTTATTCGACACAGAATCCTTTAATTCGGGAATTTACGCGTACGAAAATGATATTCTTTATGCCTACTCTGTTCCTGCCTATTACTTAAAAGGAACACGCTTTTATTTCAACTTTAACTGGGAATTGAATCAAAATTTTAAAGTATATGTGAAATATGCGCAAACTAAATATTCAAACCGATCAAGTATTGGTTCTGCAAACTCGGAAATAATTGGTGACACTAAATCAGAAATCAAATTATTACTCAAATGCCGCTTTTAA
- a CDS encoding PaaI family thioesterase, translating to MKKIINPYIETENGNCFGCSPKNKQGLQMEFLEDGDFIISKWDPKAHLSGFKNILHGGIQTAILDEIACWVIFVKCQTSGVTTALNAKFRNAAFTDKGLLTVRAQLISQEKKFANIHAEILDENGKVCSEADVQYMIFPAEMARKKFGYPGIESFYE from the coding sequence ATGAAAAAAATAATCAATCCTTATATCGAAACAGAAAATGGAAACTGCTTTGGCTGCTCTCCAAAAAACAAACAAGGCCTGCAAATGGAATTCTTAGAAGATGGTGATTTCATTATCTCGAAGTGGGATCCAAAAGCTCATTTATCTGGATTCAAAAACATATTACACGGAGGAATTCAAACTGCCATTCTCGATGAAATTGCTTGCTGGGTAATATTTGTAAAATGCCAAACCAGTGGAGTAACCACAGCCTTAAATGCAAAATTCAGAAACGCTGCTTTTACAGATAAAGGATTGCTGACAGTACGGGCTCAATTGATTTCTCAAGAAAAGAAATTTGCGAACATTCATGCTGAAATATTGGATGAAAATGGAAAAGTTTGCTCTGAAGCCGACGTACAGTATATGATATTTCCTGCTGAGATGGCTCGTAAAAAATTCGGATACCCAGGAATAGAATCATTTTACGAATAG